One genomic region from Corallococcus soli encodes:
- a CDS encoding NAD(P)-dependent alcohol dehydrogenase — translation MLTVNAYAATSATAPLGPTTIERRELGPRDVLVEIKFCGICHSDIHTVRDEWGGATYPLVPGHEIAGVVARVGAQVTRHAVGDRVGVGCMVDSCRECANCRKGEEQHCLKGFTGTYGGVGKDGKPTQGGYSTHIVVAEDFVLKIPEGISLDAAAPLLCAGITTYAPLRHWGAGPGKKVAVVGLGGLGHMAVKLAHAMGAEVTVLSQSLSKKEDGLRLGADHYHATKDPETFQKLAGTFDLIVNTVSAKIDLDAYLSLLALDGALVNVGAPAEPLSLKVFSLIMTRRSFAGSLIGGIPQTQEMLDFCAEHRLGADIEVIPADRINEAYERVLASDVRYRFVIDAATLRR, via the coding sequence ATGCTCACCGTCAATGCCTACGCGGCCACGTCCGCGACCGCGCCCCTCGGTCCGACCACCATCGAGCGCCGGGAACTCGGCCCGCGCGACGTCCTCGTCGAGATCAAGTTCTGCGGCATCTGCCACTCCGACATCCACACCGTTCGCGATGAGTGGGGTGGCGCGACCTACCCCCTCGTCCCCGGCCATGAGATCGCTGGCGTCGTCGCCAGGGTCGGCGCCCAGGTCACCCGGCACGCCGTCGGCGACCGGGTCGGTGTCGGCTGCATGGTCGACTCCTGTCGCGAGTGCGCGAACTGCCGCAAGGGAGAGGAGCAGCACTGCCTCAAGGGCTTCACCGGCACCTACGGCGGCGTCGGCAAGGACGGCAAGCCCACCCAGGGCGGCTACTCCACCCACATCGTCGTGGCCGAGGACTTCGTCCTCAAGATTCCCGAAGGCATCTCGCTCGACGCCGCAGCGCCGCTGCTGTGCGCCGGCATCACGACGTACGCGCCGCTGCGCCACTGGGGCGCTGGCCCCGGCAAGAAGGTGGCCGTCGTAGGGCTTGGCGGGCTTGGTCACATGGCCGTGAAGCTGGCGCACGCGATGGGGGCGGAGGTCACCGTCCTGTCCCAGTCGCTGAGCAAGAAGGAGGACGGCCTGCGCCTCGGCGCGGACCACTACCACGCGACGAAGGACCCGGAGACGTTCCAGAAGCTCGCGGGAACGTTCGACCTCATCGTCAACACAGTGAGCGCGAAGATCGACCTGGACGCCTACCTGTCCCTGCTCGCCCTGGACGGCGCCCTGGTCAACGTGGGCGCGCCCGCGGAGCCGCTCTCCCTCAAGGTGTTCTCCCTCATCATGACCCGCCGCTCGTTCGCGGGCTCGCTCATCGGCGGCATCCCTCAGACCCAGGAGATGCTGGACTTCTGCGCCGAGCACCGCCTGGGCGCCGACATCGAGGTCATCCCGGCCGACCGGATCAACGAAGCCTACGAGCGCGTGCTCGCCTCCGACGTGCGGTACCGGTTCGTGATCGACGCCGCGACCCTGCGCAGGTGA
- a CDS encoding HAD hydrolase-like protein, producing the protein MGYRLIIFDFDGTLADSVDWLRGVFNDVAQRYGFRSVSAEELEALRGQDTRSIIAQLGVPVWKLPFIAAHMRKLVARDAHRIPLFPGIEALLEQLHAQGIVLAVVSSNSEENVRRVLGPVASARIRHYGCGAGLFGKRAKFRKVLKAAGVRATEALSVGDEVRDIEAAAAEGIATAAVTWGYATEALLRSRAPTLVLTRLDELLRAVAA; encoded by the coding sequence ATGGGATACAGGCTGATCATCTTCGACTTCGACGGCACGCTCGCGGACAGCGTGGACTGGCTGCGAGGCGTCTTCAACGACGTGGCCCAGCGCTACGGCTTTCGCAGCGTCAGCGCGGAGGAGCTGGAGGCGCTGCGCGGGCAGGACACCCGATCCATCATCGCGCAGCTCGGCGTGCCCGTCTGGAAGCTGCCCTTCATCGCCGCGCACATGCGCAAGCTCGTCGCGCGCGACGCGCACCGCATCCCGCTCTTCCCGGGCATCGAGGCGCTGCTCGAGCAGTTGCATGCGCAGGGCATCGTCCTCGCCGTGGTGAGCTCCAACTCGGAGGAGAACGTGCGGCGCGTGCTCGGGCCGGTGGCGTCCGCGCGAATCCGCCACTACGGCTGCGGTGCGGGCCTCTTCGGCAAGCGCGCGAAGTTCAGGAAGGTGCTGAAGGCGGCGGGCGTGCGTGCCACGGAGGCCCTCTCCGTTGGGGACGAGGTGCGCGACATCGAGGCCGCCGCGGCGGAGGGCATCGCCACCGCCGCGGTGACGTGGGGCTACGCGACGGAGGCGCTGCTGCGCTCGCGCGCGCCCACGCTCGTCCTCACCCGCCTGGACGAGCTGCTGCGGGCCGTCGCGGCGTAG
- a CDS encoding LysR family transcriptional regulator, with translation MNTAPFTQLQVFLAVARLSSFSNAARELGVSTPAVSQAVRQLEAQLRVVLLTRTTRSVALTDAGRRLVEGAGPALGQAIAALAQASAQPGEVVGRVRLSVPRAAVPYVITPVLPTFRARHPRVEVEVVVEERFVDIVAEGYDAGVRLSEAIERDMVQVRLTDAFRFVVVGSPDYLARHGTPLRPEDLLRHECVTFRTGTTGAIYAWELERGRKNWRVPVRGGVVTNTSQLSVSLAEQGMGLAYAFEPMVEESLLAGRLKRVLEPYSPTVPGFFLYFPSRAQRSPALRLFVDTARELAARSA, from the coding sequence ATGAATACGGCGCCCTTCACCCAGCTCCAGGTATTCCTCGCCGTGGCCCGCTTGAGCAGCTTCAGCAACGCGGCGCGCGAGCTCGGCGTCTCCACCCCTGCGGTGAGCCAGGCGGTGCGACAGCTGGAGGCGCAGCTGCGGGTGGTGCTGCTCACGCGCACGACGCGCAGCGTGGCGCTGACGGACGCAGGCAGGCGGCTGGTGGAGGGTGCGGGGCCGGCGCTCGGGCAGGCGATCGCCGCCCTTGCCCAGGCCTCCGCGCAACCAGGGGAGGTGGTGGGCCGGGTCCGGCTGTCGGTGCCTCGGGCGGCGGTGCCCTACGTCATCACCCCGGTGCTCCCCACCTTCCGCGCGCGCCACCCCCGGGTGGAGGTGGAGGTCGTCGTCGAGGAGCGCTTCGTGGACATCGTGGCGGAGGGCTACGACGCGGGCGTGCGGCTGAGTGAAGCCATCGAGCGGGACATGGTGCAGGTGCGGCTCACCGATGCCTTCCGCTTCGTGGTGGTGGGCTCGCCCGACTACCTCGCGCGCCACGGGACGCCCCTGCGCCCCGAGGACCTGCTGCGCCATGAGTGCGTCACCTTCCGCACGGGGACCACCGGGGCGATCTACGCGTGGGAGCTGGAGCGGGGCCGCAAGAACTGGCGCGTCCCGGTGCGTGGAGGGGTGGTGACCAACACCAGCCAGCTGTCGGTGTCCCTGGCGGAGCAGGGCATGGGGCTGGCGTATGCCTTCGAGCCCATGGTGGAGGAGTCGCTGCTCGCCGGGCGGTTGAAGCGGGTGCTCGAGCCCTACTCGCCCACGGTCCCGGGCTTCTTCCTCTACTTCCCCAGCCGGGCCCAGCGCTCCCCGGCGCTGCGCCTCTTCGTGGACACGGCCCGGGAGCTGGCCGCGAGGTCGGCGTGA
- a CDS encoding peptidylprolyl isomerase, which translates to MSTATADTLKLPSVAAPSLEKLSVRVPTPEDLTEEDLLRSFHEKRRELAITRERQPGESLELGDDVQLNIVGYCDGKLIPFSARFGMTTELAPIQALPGFCEAVAEGGKVGESMQIALELPETYPVEHLQGKPARFLVDVVAARAVTLPPESSPEFLQKLGLGSTLEEVMDNLREELEDDLSGQLWVQAQDMVLDELARRAPVELPRALVDEELRRRWVQAEGQAMVEYQFDVEEQQEALRGWLADPTTRADAERRLHIGIVLKAVTEAEKLQLTPENLEELIREHMEPFGFGAEDVHAALRETPETTRRLTELGWYLLAVEHVMNKAKVTFEGAEQA; encoded by the coding sequence GTGAGCACCGCCACCGCGGACACCCTCAAGCTCCCCAGCGTGGCGGCGCCCTCCCTGGAGAAGCTCTCCGTGCGGGTGCCCACGCCGGAGGACCTGACCGAGGAGGACCTGCTGCGGAGCTTCCACGAGAAGCGCCGTGAGCTGGCCATCACGCGCGAGCGTCAGCCGGGTGAGTCGCTGGAGCTGGGCGACGACGTCCAGCTCAACATCGTGGGCTACTGCGATGGGAAGCTCATCCCCTTCTCCGCGCGCTTCGGCATGACGACGGAGCTGGCGCCCATCCAGGCGCTGCCCGGGTTCTGCGAGGCCGTGGCGGAGGGTGGCAAGGTGGGCGAGTCCATGCAGATCGCCCTCGAGCTGCCGGAGACCTACCCGGTGGAGCACCTCCAGGGAAAGCCGGCGCGCTTCCTGGTGGACGTCGTGGCCGCCCGCGCGGTGACGCTGCCGCCGGAGAGCTCCCCGGAGTTCCTGCAGAAGCTCGGGCTGGGCAGCACCCTGGAGGAGGTCATGGACAACCTCCGCGAGGAGCTGGAGGACGACCTCTCCGGCCAGCTCTGGGTGCAGGCCCAGGACATGGTGCTGGACGAGCTGGCCCGGCGCGCTCCGGTGGAGCTGCCGCGGGCGCTGGTGGACGAGGAGCTCCGCCGCCGCTGGGTCCAGGCCGAGGGACAGGCCATGGTCGAGTACCAGTTCGACGTCGAGGAGCAGCAGGAGGCGCTCCGGGGCTGGCTCGCGGATCCCACCACGCGCGCGGACGCCGAGCGCCGGCTGCACATCGGGATCGTGCTGAAGGCCGTCACCGAGGCGGAGAAGCTTCAGCTCACCCCGGAGAACCTGGAGGAGCTGATCCGCGAACACATGGAGCCCTTCGGGTTCGGCGCGGAGGACGTCCACGCCGCCCTGCGCGAGACGCCGGAGACGACGCGGCGCCTGACCGAGCTGGGCTGGTACCTGCTCGCCGTGGAGCA
- a CDS encoding aldo/keto reductase — MRKRRLGKSNLEVSAIGLGCMGMSHGYGPPADKQEMISLIRAAVERGVTFFDTAEVYGPFTNEALVGEALAPVRGQVVLATKFGFKIDSAGKQAGLDSRPEHIKQVAEASLQRLKTDVIDLFYQHRVDPDVPIEDVAGAVKDLIQQGKVKHFGLSEAGARTIRRAHAVQPVTALQSEYSLWTREPEAEVLPTLEELGIGFVPFSPLGKGFLTGKMSESVQFDKSDFRNLLPRFAPDALKANQAFVQLLGRVAERKKATPAQIALAWLLAQKPWIAPIPGTTKPHRLEENLGAATMELAPDELREIDSGASTLKVQGARYPEHLEKLTGR, encoded by the coding sequence ATGCGGAAGCGGAGACTTGGGAAGAGCAACCTGGAGGTTTCAGCCATCGGGCTCGGCTGCATGGGAATGAGCCACGGCTACGGCCCGCCCGCAGACAAGCAGGAGATGATCTCCCTGATTCGGGCGGCCGTCGAACGGGGCGTCACCTTCTTCGACACCGCGGAGGTCTACGGCCCGTTCACGAACGAAGCGCTCGTGGGCGAAGCCCTGGCCCCGGTGCGCGGGCAGGTGGTGCTCGCCACCAAGTTCGGATTCAAGATTGATTCCGCCGGAAAGCAGGCAGGCCTGGACAGCCGGCCCGAACACATCAAGCAGGTCGCTGAGGCCTCCCTCCAGCGACTCAAGACCGACGTCATTGATCTGTTCTACCAGCACCGGGTGGACCCGGACGTGCCCATCGAGGACGTCGCCGGCGCGGTGAAGGACCTGATCCAGCAAGGCAAGGTGAAGCACTTCGGCCTCTCCGAGGCGGGCGCCAGGACGATTCGTCGCGCGCACGCGGTCCAGCCCGTCACGGCGTTGCAGAGCGAGTACTCGCTCTGGACGCGGGAGCCCGAAGCGGAGGTGCTGCCGACGCTCGAAGAGCTCGGCATCGGCTTCGTTCCGTTCAGCCCCCTGGGCAAGGGGTTCCTGACGGGAAAGATGAGCGAGTCCGTCCAGTTCGACAAAAGCGACTTCCGCAACCTCCTGCCACGCTTCGCGCCAGACGCGCTGAAGGCCAATCAAGCCTTCGTCCAGTTGCTGGGCAGGGTCGCGGAGCGCAAGAAGGCGACACCTGCCCAGATTGCCCTGGCGTGGCTCCTGGCGCAGAAGCCGTGGATCGCTCCCATTCCCGGGACCACGAAGCCGCACCGCCTGGAGGAGAACCTGGGCGCCGCCACCATGGAGCTGGCACCGGACGAGCTCCGTGAAATCGACAGCGGCGCCTCCACCCTCAAGGTGCAGGGGGCTCGCTACCCGGAGCACCTGGAGAAGCTGACCGGCCGCTGA